A window from Urocitellus parryii isolate mUroPar1 chromosome 1, mUroPar1.hap1, whole genome shotgun sequence encodes these proteins:
- the LOC144256436 gene encoding olfactory receptor 2T2-like produces the protein MERGNDTGTGFFLLGLFPGLWHLSTLVTCVLLVYIFAFMGNLVLALLIWADSRLHTPMYILLSQLSLIDLALISTTVPKMAINFFSGKKDISKAACGAQVFFFFALGGGECLLLALMSYDRYVAICSPLRYPAIMNSRVCLQMALVCWGGGALNSLVNTIYTMHFPFCGSREIRHFFCEMPAILKLSCRDTSLYETVVSIICIVFVLLPLGFIVSSYILIFLTILRMNSPEGRRKALATCSSHLAVVSLYYGPALVIYMTPQSAHTAEQDQGLSMINTIFTPLLNPLIYSLRNKDVLTALRKVVGRRGTLKWT, from the coding sequence ATGGAGAGAGGGAATGACACGGGGACGGGTTTCTTTCTCCTGGGGCTTTTCCCAGGGCTATGGCACCTCAGCACCCTCGTCACTTGTGTCCTTCTTGTCTATATCTTCGCCTTCATGGGGAACTTGGTCCTGGCACTCTTGATCTGGGCCGACTCTCGCCTCCACACGCCCATGTACATCCTCCTCAGCCAGCTCTCTCTCATCGACCTGGCCTTGATCTCCACCACGGTGCCCAAGATGGCCATCAACTTCTTTTCAGGGAAGAAAGACATCTCGAAAGCTGCCTGTGGAGCccaggttttcttcttctttgcccTTGGTGGTGGCGAGTGCCTGCTGCTGGCCCTCATGTCTTATGACCGCTACGTGGCCATCTGCAGCCCCCTGCGATATCCAGCCATCATGAACTCCAGAGTCTGCCTGCAGATGGCGCTGGTGTGCTGGGGCGGAGGGGCCCTGAATTCCCTGGTCAACACCATCTACACCATGCATTTCCCCTTCTGTGGCTCCAGGGAAATCCGCCACTTCTTCTGTGAGATGCCGGCCATCCTAAAGCTCTCCTGCCGAGACACCTCCCTCTACGAGACAGTGGTGTCCATCATCTGCATCGTGTTTGTGCTTCTCCCCCTGGGATTCATTGTCTCTTCCTACATCCTCATCTTCCTCACCATCCTGAGGATGAACTCtccagagggcaggaggaaagCCTTGGCCACCTGCTCCTCTCATCTGGCTGTCGTTAGCCTCTACTATGGGCCAGCCCTGGTCATCTACATGACCCCCCAGTCTGCCCACACTGCAGAGCAGGACCAAGGGCTCTCCATGATCAACACCATCTTCACCCCCCTGCTCAACcccctcatctacagcctgaggaacaaggatgtACTTACTGCACTGAGAAAGGTGGTGGGGCGAAGGGGCACTTTAAAGTGGACATGa
- the LOC144256348 gene encoding olfactory receptor 2T27-like produces the protein MEKNETSTDFLLLGLFPRFGHPSLLVLIILLLYTTAFAGNSTLLLLIWLDPRLHTPMYFLLSQLSVIDLAYISSTVPKMLANHFSGKRSISFLACAAQMFAFLTLGLAECILLTLMAYDHYVAVCNPLRYTVLMSPKVCLQMAISAWAGGALAALVHTVYPMHFPICGSREIDHYFCEMPAILRMSCVDTSVYEMVKFMSTIVFLLVPFLLILASYTVIFLTVLRMNSQKGRNKALTTCSSHLTVVSLYFGQAIFIYMTPSSAHMPEQDQIGAVLGTIVTPTLNPLIYSLRNKEVVGALRKCLGRGCSCSQECSSLNFQRSHHHLTS, from the coding sequence ATGGAGAAGAATGAAACCTCGACGGATTTCCTGCTGCTTGGGCTCTTCCCCAGGTTCGGGCATCCCAGCCTCCTGGTCCTCATCATTCTCCTCTTATACACCACGGCCTTTGCTGGAAACTCCACGCTGCTCCTCCTCATCTGGCTGGACCCCCGGctgcacacccccatgtacttcctgCTCAGCCAGCTGTCTGTCATTGACCTGGCTTACATCTCCAGCACGGTGCCCAAGATGCTAGCCAACCATTTCTCAGGGAAGAGGAGCATTTCCTTCCTGGCCTGTGCTGCCCAGATGTTTGCCTTCCTCACCCTGGGCCTTGCTGAGTGCATCCTGCTGACCCTCATGGCCTATGACCACTACGTGGCTGTCTGTAACCCCCTGAGGTACACAGTCCTCATGAGCCCCAAGGTCTGTTTGCAGATGGCTATCTCGGCCTGGGCTGGAGGAGCTCTTGCAGCACTTGTGCACACCGTCTACCCCATGCACTTCCCCATCTGTGGCTCCAGGGAGATCGACCATTACTTCTGTGAGATGCCCGCCATTCTGAGGATGTCTTGTGTGGACACGTCCGTCTATGAGATGGTGAAATTTATGTCAACCATTGTGTTTCTGCTGGTCCCATTTCTTCTCATCCTGGCCTCCTACACTGTCATCTTCCTCACCGTCCTCAGGATGAACTCTCAGAAGGGCAGGAACAAAGCCCTgaccacctgctcctcccacctgacAGTGGTGAGTCTCTACTTTGGCCAGGCCATCTTCATCTACATGACACCCAGCTCTGCCCATATGCCTGAGCAAGACCAGATAGGAGCTGTGCTGGGCACCATAGTGACCCCCACACTCAACcccctcatctacagcctgaggaacaaggaggtgGTGGGTGCCCTGAGGAAGTgcctggggaggggctgcagCTGCTCTCAGGAGTGTTCTAGCCTCAACTTTCAGAGGAGCCACCATCACCTCACGTCCTGA